The following are encoded together in the Tistrella mobilis genome:
- the gshB gene encoding glutathione synthase encodes MALTVALQMDPIETINFDGDTTFMLGLEALRRGHNLYHYQPSDLSLTPEGAVAWMRPLGLQRVRDDHYRLGPKERVPLREMDVVLLRQDPPFDMAYITSTHLLEHAGPRTLVSNDPVQVRNAPEKLFITRFPDLMPPSLVSSSVDEIRAFREEHGDIVIKPLYGFGGLGVFRVRPDDENLGALLELHALRGREPLVIQKYLPAVREGDKRIILVEGEPRGAVLRVPQRGEARANMHVGGRPVKTTLTARDREVCEAVGPELRARGLTLVGIDMIGDHLTEINVTCPTGIQEIDRLDGVTLERDVWDAIETRLTTLRAGVA; translated from the coding sequence ATGGCGCTGACCGTCGCCCTGCAGATGGACCCGATCGAGACCATCAACTTCGATGGCGATACGACCTTCATGCTCGGGCTGGAGGCCCTGCGCCGCGGCCATAACCTCTATCACTACCAGCCCTCGGATCTGAGCCTCACCCCCGAGGGCGCGGTGGCCTGGATGCGGCCTCTGGGGCTGCAGCGGGTGCGCGACGATCACTACCGCCTGGGCCCCAAGGAACGCGTTCCGCTCCGCGAGATGGATGTGGTGCTGCTGCGTCAGGATCCGCCCTTCGACATGGCCTACATCACCAGCACCCACCTGCTGGAGCATGCCGGCCCGCGGACGTTGGTCTCCAATGATCCGGTGCAGGTGCGCAACGCGCCCGAGAAGCTGTTCATCACCCGTTTCCCCGACCTGATGCCGCCCAGCCTGGTGTCGTCCTCGGTCGACGAGATCCGTGCCTTCCGCGAGGAACACGGCGACATCGTGATCAAGCCGCTCTATGGCTTCGGCGGGCTGGGGGTGTTCCGGGTCAGGCCGGATGACGAGAATCTGGGCGCGCTGCTGGAGCTTCACGCGCTCCGCGGGCGCGAGCCGCTGGTGATCCAGAAATATCTGCCGGCGGTGCGCGAGGGCGACAAGCGGATCATCCTGGTCGAGGGCGAGCCCCGCGGCGCGGTGCTGCGCGTGCCGCAGCGGGGCGAGGCCCGGGCCAATATGCATGTCGGCGGCCGGCCGGTGAAGACCACGCTGACGGCGCGCGACCGCGAGGTCTGCGAAGCGGTCGGGCCGGAACTCCGTGCCCGGGGGCTCACCCTGGTCGGCATCGACATGATCGGCGACCACCTGACCGAGATCAACGTGACCTGTCCCACCGGCATCCAGGAGATCGACCGCCTCGACGGCGTTACGCTCGAACGGGATGTGTGGGACGCCATCGAAACCCGGCTGACCACGCTCAGGGCAGGCGTCGCCTGA
- a CDS encoding methyl-accepting chemotaxis protein gives MSFIKLPSLTDHDILKALDLSQAIVHFSPEGTVLAANDNFLKLMGYRLEEVAGKHHGMFVTQAERSAPDYRAFWQDLAAGSFRKAVFKRVTREGREIFIQATYNPIRDHKGRVRRVVKFATEVTAEVLKTAEYEGQITAIQKSQAVIHFTPEGTVLWANELFLNLMGYRLDEIQGKSHALFVDETDAASQDYRAFWAGLRLGKARTSEFRRIAKGGREVWIQATYTPILDPAGKLMKVVKYATDITAQKLVTADYQGQMAAIGRTHAVIEFDLDGRVLQANDNFLAATGYRLDEIQGKPHSMFMPEAEVKTDAYQAFWQKLRAGDFVTGIHKRLGKGGRTVWLRATYNPIFDASGRVCKVVKYATDITRLMTSHLAAVSSAEVTLANVEAVAAASEELTASVAEITRAADSGHRSAESMRDNVSRGEEAVGRLKETTAAMNGVIKLIQDIASQINLLSLNATIEASRAGEAGRGFTVVASEIKTLSGQTATATENIARQIAELQEVSQTVDGTMSGITGGILQLHEASAVLSSAIEEQLAMTRSIASNMHKAVDGVTGTTDSLAKMVQ, from the coding sequence ATGTCCTTCATCAAGCTGCCGTCCTTAACCGATCACGACATCCTGAAGGCGCTCGACCTGTCGCAGGCGATCGTCCATTTCTCCCCCGAGGGCACGGTCCTTGCGGCCAACGACAATTTCCTGAAGCTGATGGGCTATCGGCTGGAGGAGGTCGCCGGCAAGCATCACGGCATGTTCGTGACCCAGGCCGAGCGCAGCGCCCCGGACTACCGGGCCTTCTGGCAGGATCTGGCCGCGGGCAGCTTCCGCAAGGCGGTGTTCAAACGGGTGACCCGCGAGGGTCGCGAGATCTTCATCCAGGCGACCTACAACCCGATCCGGGATCACAAGGGTCGGGTGCGACGGGTGGTGAAGTTTGCGACCGAGGTGACGGCCGAAGTTCTGAAGACCGCGGAATATGAAGGCCAGATCACCGCGATCCAGAAGAGCCAGGCGGTGATCCACTTCACGCCCGAGGGTACGGTGCTCTGGGCCAATGAGCTGTTCCTGAACCTGATGGGCTATCGTCTGGACGAGATCCAGGGCAAGTCGCACGCCCTGTTCGTCGACGAGACCGATGCCGCCAGCCAGGACTATCGCGCATTCTGGGCCGGGCTGCGCCTTGGCAAGGCCCGGACGTCGGAGTTTCGCCGCATTGCCAAGGGCGGGCGCGAGGTGTGGATCCAGGCGACTTACACGCCCATCCTGGATCCTGCCGGCAAGCTGATGAAGGTGGTGAAATATGCAACCGACATCACGGCGCAGAAGCTGGTGACGGCGGACTATCAGGGCCAGATGGCGGCCATCGGCCGGACCCATGCGGTGATCGAATTCGATCTGGACGGCAGGGTGCTGCAGGCCAACGACAATTTCCTCGCCGCCACCGGCTATCGGCTCGACGAGATCCAGGGCAAGCCCCACAGCATGTTCATGCCCGAGGCCGAGGTGAAGACCGACGCCTATCAGGCCTTCTGGCAGAAGCTTCGTGCCGGCGATTTCGTCACCGGCATCCATAAGCGGCTCGGCAAGGGCGGCCGGACGGTCTGGCTGCGCGCCACCTATAACCCGATTTTCGATGCCTCGGGCCGGGTCTGCAAGGTGGTCAAATACGCAACCGACATCACCCGGCTGATGACCTCGCATCTGGCCGCGGTGTCGTCTGCCGAAGTGACGCTCGCCAATGTCGAGGCGGTGGCCGCCGCCTCGGAAGAGCTGACGGCCTCGGTCGCCGAGATCACCCGTGCCGCCGACAGCGGCCACCGCTCCGCCGAGAGCATGCGCGACAACGTCTCCCGCGGCGAGGAAGCCGTCGGCCGGCTGAAAGAGACCACGGCCGCGATGAACGGGGTGATCAAGCTGATCCAGGACATCGCCTCGCAGATCAACCTGCTGTCGCTCAACGCCACCATCGAGGCGTCGCGCGCGGGCGAAGCAGGCCGCGGCTTCACCGTCGTCGCCTCGGAGATCAAGACCCTGTCGGGCCAGACGGCCACCGCCACCGAGAACATCGCCCGCCAGATCGCCGAACTGCAGGAGGTCTCGCAGACCGTCGACGGCACGATGTCCGGCATCACCGGCGGCATCCTGCAGCTGCACGAGGCAAGCGCCGTGCTCTCTTCGGCGATCGAGGAACAGCTGGCCATGACCCGCAGCATCGCGAGCAACATGCACAAGGCGGTCGACGGCGTGACCGGGACGACCGACAGCCTGGCAAAGATGGTGCAGTAA
- a CDS encoding adenylate/guanylate cyclase domain-containing protein, producing MTSPSLPLPQGRPQSRRNRLVRRLRAITGAIMLVFVTGHLIAHASGLFGIGVAQKVLDVTMAPWTVPPGSLLLPAAFLLHASLGLRALYLRRSLRMPPTEALQLALGLLLPMLLAAHITGVDAALSVDAGVDSYTRIMALLWTPTGALRQFVLLGVVWLHGMIGLGFWLKGRGAGAGWIAAWRIGAWALPLAALLGFLDAGRSVAGLMKLGLLSPTLSALPADLHARAQANEFAMIANWTFAIFATFAARGLRHLISLRHGRVVVTYPGGRTVRMLPGGSVLEASRLGNVPHVAVCGGRGRCSTCRVEIVRGLENLPPADAEESALLSRIRAPAGVRLACRLHPTGPVTVHPLLKAQGRGRRPSEDPMVHGGREKRVAILFTDIRGSTAIAEQRPPYDIMFLLERYFETIGGAVEAAGGTPNAFVGDEVMAIFGADGGDGPEDFAAAATQALHAAGEIARRLEVLNRSLVRDLGQPLRIGIGIHGGPAVVGRLGYGETRMLTAVGDTVHVARRLEELTKAHACLLVVSDDILQAAGRAPATLDASCHEITVRGRVEPLAVHAVPAVAVDRLGG from the coding sequence ATGACCAGCCCCAGCCTTCCCCTGCCCCAGGGCCGCCCGCAAAGCCGGCGCAACCGTCTGGTGCGCCGCCTGCGCGCGATAACCGGCGCCATCATGCTGGTCTTCGTCACCGGCCATCTGATCGCCCATGCCAGCGGGCTGTTCGGCATCGGCGTTGCCCAGAAGGTGCTGGACGTCACCATGGCGCCCTGGACGGTGCCGCCGGGCAGCCTGCTGCTGCCGGCGGCCTTCCTGCTTCACGCAAGTCTGGGCCTGCGCGCGCTCTATCTGCGCCGCAGCCTGCGCATGCCGCCCACCGAGGCGCTGCAGCTGGCGCTGGGCCTGCTGCTGCCGATGCTGCTGGCGGCCCATATCACCGGGGTCGATGCCGCACTCAGCGTCGATGCGGGGGTCGACAGCTATACCCGGATCATGGCCCTGCTCTGGACACCCACCGGGGCGCTGCGCCAGTTCGTGCTGCTGGGGGTGGTCTGGCTGCACGGCATGATCGGTCTCGGCTTCTGGCTGAAGGGGCGCGGGGCCGGGGCGGGCTGGATCGCCGCCTGGCGGATCGGCGCCTGGGCGCTGCCGCTCGCCGCCCTGCTGGGCTTCCTGGATGCCGGCCGCAGCGTGGCCGGGCTGATGAAGCTGGGGCTGCTGTCGCCGACGCTGTCTGCCCTGCCCGCCGATCTCCATGCCCGGGCCCAGGCAAACGAGTTTGCGATGATTGCGAATTGGACCTTCGCAATCTTCGCAACCTTCGCCGCCCGCGGCCTGCGCCACCTGATCTCGCTGCGTCATGGCCGGGTCGTGGTGACCTATCCGGGCGGACGCACGGTGCGGATGCTGCCGGGCGGTTCGGTGCTGGAGGCAAGCCGGCTGGGCAATGTGCCCCATGTCGCGGTCTGCGGCGGCCGCGGCCGCTGTTCCACCTGCCGGGTGGAAATCGTGCGCGGGCTGGAAAACCTGCCGCCGGCCGATGCCGAAGAATCGGCCCTGCTGTCGCGCATCCGCGCGCCCGCGGGCGTGCGGCTGGCCTGCCGGCTGCATCCGACCGGGCCGGTGACGGTGCATCCGCTGCTGAAGGCCCAGGGCCGCGGCCGGCGGCCGTCGGAGGATCCGATGGTGCATGGCGGGCGCGAAAAGCGGGTCGCGATCCTGTTCACCGACATCCGCGGCTCTACCGCCATCGCCGAACAGCGCCCGCCCTATGACATCATGTTCCTGCTGGAACGCTATTTCGAAACCATCGGCGGCGCGGTCGAAGCGGCCGGCGGCACGCCCAACGCCTTTGTCGGCGACGAGGTGATGGCGATCTTCGGTGCCGATGGCGGCGATGGCCCTGAAGATTTCGCCGCGGCGGCGACCCAGGCCCTGCATGCGGCAGGCGAGATCGCCCGCCGGCTGGAGGTGCTGAACCGCAGCCTGGTGCGCGATCTGGGCCAGCCGCTCAGGATCGGCATCGGCATCCATGGCGGGCCGGCGGTTGTCGGCCGGCTGGGTTATGGCGAAACCCGGATGCTGACCGCGGTGGGCGATACCGTCCATGTCGCCCGGCGGCTGGAAGAGCTGACCAAGGCCCATGCCTGCCTGCTGGTGGTGTCTGACGACATCCTGCAGGCGGCGGGACGGGCGCCGGCGACGCTGGATGCCAGCTGCCACGAGATCACCGTCCGCGGCCGGGTGGAGCCGCTGGCGGTGCATGCGGTGCCGGCCGTGGCGGTGGACCGGCTGGGGGGCTGA
- a CDS encoding methyl-accepting chemotaxis protein codes for MTSQMPLAVRAAADTVAAEAVSAQKVRGLMQGLSDDVRRFSSGNQEIAARTRLLALNAAIEAARAGNAGRGFSVVAGEVKSLAEQADGAAKRFQEEIIGRIAECEAVTQRLVGQRGQELAHGLVQLIVRNLYERTCDVRWWATDTAFWEALEQPSREALEHAAMRLSVIHRYYTVYTNLVLTDASGRVVAMADDRFQRMRGADLSREAWVRDALATRSGDEYIVDDVRADAMHDNRSVLVYATAVREGGRTDGRIIGTLGIYFDWERQGRSIVVDEPSLSADEWTRSRVLLLDRARRVIAASDGQGLYQTFHLSTDGAKQGTYMTGDTVIGFSETIGYQEYDGLGWMGVVVQRMR; via the coding sequence ATGACCAGTCAGATGCCACTTGCCGTGCGTGCCGCGGCCGATACCGTCGCCGCCGAAGCCGTTTCGGCGCAGAAGGTCCGCGGCCTGATGCAGGGGCTGAGCGACGACGTCCGGCGTTTTTCCAGCGGCAACCAGGAAATCGCAGCCCGCACCCGTCTTCTGGCCCTGAACGCGGCGATCGAGGCCGCCCGCGCCGGCAATGCCGGTCGCGGCTTTTCGGTGGTCGCGGGCGAGGTCAAAAGCCTGGCCGAACAGGCCGACGGCGCCGCGAAACGCTTTCAGGAAGAGATCATCGGCCGCATCGCCGAATGCGAGGCGGTGACCCAGCGGCTGGTGGGCCAGCGCGGCCAGGAACTGGCCCATGGACTGGTCCAGCTGATCGTGCGCAATCTGTATGAACGCACCTGCGACGTGCGCTGGTGGGCGACCGACACCGCCTTCTGGGAGGCGCTGGAACAGCCATCGCGTGAGGCGCTGGAACACGCCGCCATGCGGCTGTCGGTCATCCACCGCTACTACACCGTCTATACCAATCTGGTGCTGACCGACGCCTCGGGCCGGGTGGTCGCCATGGCCGACGACCGCTTCCAGCGCATGCGCGGTGCCGATCTCTCCCGCGAGGCCTGGGTTCGTGACGCGCTCGCCACCCGCAGCGGCGACGAATACATCGTCGACGATGTCCGCGCCGATGCCATGCACGACAACCGCTCGGTGCTGGTCTATGCAACCGCGGTGCGCGAAGGCGGACGCACCGACGGCCGGATCATCGGCACGCTCGGCATCTATTTCGACTGGGAACGCCAGGGCCGCTCGATCGTGGTCGACGAACCCTCGCTTTCGGCCGACGAATGGACCCGCTCGCGGGTGCTGCTGCTGGATCGCGCCCGGCGCGTGATCGCCGCGTCCGACGGCCAGGGGCTTTACCAGACCTTCCACCTGTCGACCGACGGCGCCAAACAGGGCACCTACATGACCGGCGACACCGTGATCGGCTTTTCCGAAACCATCGGCTATCAGGAATATGACGGTCTGGGCTGGATGGGTGTGGTCGTCCAGCGCATGAGGTAA
- the hppD gene encoding 4-hydroxyphenylpyruvate dioxygenase — protein MSAESRIGGDTPFGFENPMGTDGFEFVEFASPDPVEMGALFERMGFTAVARHRSKDVTLYRQGDINFIVNAEPESFAQSFARVHGPGACAMAFRVRDARFAYKRALELGAKPHLGQVGPMELNIPAIQGIGGSVIYLVDRYGARGTIYDIDFEPIEGAEAAANDQGLTYIDHLTHNVHRGRMNHWAEFYTKLFNFREIRYFDIEGKLTGLHSRAMTSPCGKIRIPINESADDKSQIEEYLQAYNGEGIQHIALGTEAIFRSVEGMRDRGVAFLETPSSYYDMVDTRVPNHGEDLERMRRDHILIDGLPDNHVGMLLQIFTENVIGPIFFEIIQRKGNEGFGEGNFKALFEAMELDQIKRGVLSADA, from the coding sequence ATGAGCGCGGAAAGCAGGATTGGCGGCGATACGCCGTTCGGTTTCGAGAACCCGATGGGCACCGACGGCTTCGAGTTCGTCGAGTTTGCCAGCCCCGACCCGGTGGAGATGGGGGCGCTGTTCGAGCGGATGGGCTTTACCGCCGTCGCGCGTCACCGCAGCAAGGACGTCACCCTCTACCGCCAGGGCGACATCAATTTCATCGTCAATGCCGAGCCCGAGAGCTTCGCGCAGTCCTTCGCCCGGGTGCACGGCCCCGGCGCCTGCGCCATGGCCTTCCGGGTCAGGGATGCGCGCTTCGCCTATAAGCGCGCACTGGAACTGGGCGCCAAGCCGCATCTGGGCCAGGTGGGCCCGATGGAGCTGAACATCCCGGCCATCCAGGGCATCGGCGGCAGCGTGATCTATCTGGTCGACCGCTACGGCGCCCGGGGCACGATCTACGACATCGATTTCGAGCCGATCGAGGGGGCGGAGGCCGCCGCCAATGATCAGGGCCTCACCTATATCGACCATCTGACCCACAACGTCCATCGCGGGCGGATGAATCACTGGGCGGAATTCTACACCAAGCTGTTCAATTTCCGCGAGATCCGCTATTTCGACATCGAAGGCAAGCTGACCGGCCTGCATTCGCGCGCGATGACCAGCCCCTGCGGCAAGATCCGGATCCCGATCAACGAATCGGCCGACGACAAGTCGCAGATCGAGGAATACCTCCAGGCCTATAACGGCGAGGGCATTCAGCATATCGCGCTCGGCACCGAGGCGATCTTCCGCTCGGTCGAGGGCATGCGCGATCGCGGCGTCGCCTTCCTGGAAACGCCTTCCAGCTATTACGACATGGTCGACACCCGCGTGCCGAACCATGGCGAGGATCTGGAGCGGATGCGCCGCGACCATATCCTGATCGACGGTCTGCCCGACAATCATGTCGGCATGCTGCTGCAGATCTTCACCGAAAACGTCATCGGCCCGATCTTCTTCGAGATCATCCAGCGCAAGGGCAATGAGGGCTTCGGCGAAGGCAATTTCAAGGCGCTGTTCGAGGCGATGGAACTCGACCAGATCAAGCGCGGAGTGTTGAGCGCCGATGCGTAA
- a CDS encoding M20 aminoacylase family protein produces MSDTACFARLPDLDPDAPDFIALRRHLHAHPELGADVPETAALVAALLRRWGYEVHEGIGGQGVVGRLRQGTGPRSIGIRADMDALPIAEATGLEYASRVPGAMHACGHDGHTAILLAAAWRLARSCRFDGTLVLIFQPDEEGLTGAKRMVEDGLFDRFPVDAVYALHNGPGIPVGTIVAVEGPTSLASDIATITLTGRGGHGAMPDKARDPVVAAAAIVMALQTVVSRNLPAGETGVVSIGAIHAGTTHNVIPETAELKLNIRSADAGIRGQIEARIRTIVAGQAAAFDVTAAIDYRHLVPAVVNTPDETALLRQVAAGIVGETNVLTTLPGIAGSEDFAWMAAGRRACYAVIGNGVGSAGGCMIHNPGYDFNDAALETGISLWVNLVEEILAI; encoded by the coding sequence ATGTCTGATACCGCCTGCTTCGCCCGCCTGCCCGATCTGGATCCGGATGCGCCGGATTTCATTGCCCTGCGCCGCCATCTCCACGCCCATCCGGAACTGGGTGCAGACGTGCCCGAAACGGCAGCCCTGGTCGCCGCCCTGCTCCGCCGCTGGGGCTATGAAGTGCATGAAGGGATCGGCGGCCAGGGCGTGGTCGGGCGGCTGCGACAGGGCACAGGGCCGCGGTCGATCGGTATCCGCGCCGACATGGATGCGCTGCCGATCGCCGAGGCGACCGGTCTTGAATACGCAAGCCGGGTACCGGGGGCAATGCATGCCTGCGGCCATGACGGACATACCGCCATCCTGCTCGCCGCCGCCTGGCGGCTCGCCCGGAGCTGCCGTTTCGACGGCACGCTGGTGCTGATCTTCCAGCCCGATGAAGAGGGGCTGACGGGGGCGAAACGCATGGTCGAGGACGGGTTGTTCGACCGCTTTCCAGTGGATGCGGTCTATGCCCTGCACAACGGCCCGGGCATTCCCGTGGGCACGATCGTGGCGGTGGAAGGGCCGACCAGCCTTGCCTCCGACATCGCCACGATCACATTGACCGGCCGGGGCGGTCATGGCGCGATGCCCGACAAGGCGCGAGATCCGGTGGTGGCTGCGGCAGCCATCGTGATGGCGCTGCAGACCGTGGTTTCACGCAATCTGCCGGCCGGAGAGACCGGCGTGGTCAGCATCGGGGCCATCCATGCCGGCACCACCCACAACGTGATCCCCGAGACTGCGGAGCTGAAACTCAACATCCGCTCGGCCGATGCCGGCATCCGGGGGCAGATCGAGGCACGGATCCGCACGATCGTGGCGGGCCAGGCCGCCGCCTTCGACGTGACCGCTGCGATCGACTATCGCCATCTGGTCCCCGCCGTGGTCAACACACCCGACGAGACAGCTCTCCTCCGCCAGGTGGCGGCCGGGATCGTCGGCGAAACCAATGTGCTCACCACCCTGCCGGGTATTGCCGGCAGTGAAGATTTCGCCTGGATGGCGGCCGGGCGACGTGCCTGCTATGCGGTCATCGGCAACGGGGTCGGATCGGCGGGCGGCTGCATGATCCACAACCCCGGCTACGATTTCAACGACGCCGCCCTGGAGACGGGCATATCCCTTTGGGTGAATCTTGTCGAAGAAATTCTCGCCATTTGA
- a CDS encoding fumarylacetoacetate hydrolase family protein gives MKLATLKDGSRDGRLVVVSRDLKHCVPAEGIAPTLQAALDRWAETAPRLQALSETLNAGEADGVIGFDPVAAMAPLPRAYQWADGSAYVNHVELVRKARGAEMPQNFWHDPLMYQGVSDRFIGPMDPVECADEAFGIDFEAEVAVVTDDVPMGTAPEQAGGYIRLVMLVNDVSLRNLIPGELAKGFGFFQSKPASSFSPVAVTPDELGDAWDGGKVNLPLKVWLNDELFGAPEAGEDMTFDFRRLVAHAARTRHLGAGTIVGSGTVSNLDRSRGSCCIAERRMLETIDAGKPATPFMSFGDRVRIEMTDREEVSIFGAIDQKIVKWG, from the coding sequence ATGAAGCTGGCGACCCTCAAGGACGGCAGCCGCGACGGGCGGCTGGTGGTGGTCTCGCGGGACCTGAAGCACTGCGTGCCGGCGGAGGGCATCGCCCCCACCCTGCAGGCGGCGCTGGACCGCTGGGCCGAAACCGCCCCCCGGCTTCAGGCCCTGTCCGAGACGCTGAATGCGGGCGAGGCCGATGGCGTGATCGGCTTCGATCCCGTGGCGGCGATGGCGCCGCTGCCGCGCGCCTATCAATGGGCCGACGGCTCGGCCTATGTGAACCATGTCGAGCTGGTCCGCAAGGCGCGCGGCGCCGAGATGCCCCAGAACTTCTGGCATGACCCGCTGATGTATCAGGGCGTCTCCGACCGCTTCATCGGCCCGATGGATCCGGTGGAATGCGCCGATGAGGCCTTCGGCATCGATTTCGAGGCCGAGGTCGCGGTCGTCACCGACGACGTGCCGATGGGCACGGCGCCGGAGCAGGCGGGCGGCTATATCCGTCTGGTCATGCTGGTCAACGATGTCAGCCTGCGCAATCTGATCCCCGGAGAGCTGGCCAAGGGCTTCGGCTTCTTCCAGTCGAAGCCCGCCTCCAGCTTCTCCCCCGTCGCGGTCACCCCGGACGAGCTGGGCGACGCCTGGGATGGCGGCAAGGTCAACCTGCCGCTCAAGGTCTGGCTGAACGACGAGCTGTTCGGCGCGCCAGAGGCGGGCGAGGACATGACCTTCGATTTCCGCCGCCTGGTCGCCCATGCCGCGCGCACCCGCCATCTGGGCGCCGGCACCATCGTGGGCTCGGGCACCGTCTCCAATCTCGACCGCAGCCGCGGTTCGTGCTGCATCGCCGAGCGGCGCATGCTGGAGACGATCGATGCCGGCAAGCCCGCCACGCCCTTCATGTCTTTCGGCGACCGCGTGCGCATCGAGATGACCGACCGCGAGGAGGTCTCGATCTTCGGCGCGATCGACCAGAAGATTGTGAAGTGGGGTTGA
- a CDS encoding MarR family winged helix-turn-helix transcriptional regulator, whose amino-acid sequence MSESASPAPGSNPAPGSNPAPAPSAEPGSGSGGRPNPARGEDGKSLRLERFLPYRLSILANRISSTLARAYAETFDLTIPEWRVMAVLGRFAPLTANAICEATQMDKVTVSRAVQRLERARRIERTTDAADRRRVLLRLSADGLDVYGRIAPLALDYEERLIAELTPEERDALVLLIDRLTDMAARTEI is encoded by the coding sequence GTGAGCGAAAGCGCCAGCCCTGCCCCCGGTTCCAATCCTGCCCCCGGTTCCAATCCCGCCCCCGCCCCCAGTGCCGAGCCGGGTTCCGGTTCCGGCGGCCGGCCGAACCCGGCACGCGGCGAGGACGGCAAGAGCCTGAGGCTGGAGCGTTTCCTGCCCTACCGGCTGTCGATCCTGGCCAACCGGATCTCCTCCACCCTGGCCCGCGCCTATGCCGAGACGTTCGACCTGACCATTCCCGAATGGCGGGTGATGGCGGTGCTGGGCCGGTTTGCCCCCCTTACCGCCAATGCGATCTGCGAGGCGACGCAGATGGACAAGGTGACGGTCAGCCGCGCCGTGCAGCGGCTGGAGCGCGCCCGGCGGATCGAGCGCACCACCGACGCGGCCGATCGCCGCCGGGTGCTGCTGCGGCTGTCGGCCGACGGGCTGGATGTCTATGGCCGGATCGCGCCGCTGGCGCTGGATTACGAAGAACGGCTGATCGCCGAACTGACGCCCGAGGAACGCGACGCCCTGGTCCTGCTGATCGATCGCCTGACCGACATGGCCGCCCGCACCGAGATCTGA
- a CDS encoding homogentisate 1,2-dioxygenase, with protein sequence MRNWINIPRVEGRASRQAHADLPDGTFEHEIGREGFFGPAAHIHHAHAPTGWVRFEGPIRPRAFDTTKFDAVPAGPWSAEALVGNRRCAVRFWRIDAPMDHLARNADGDELLFIHDGAGHLFCDFGHMTYAEGDYILLPRGTMWRLVPEAPTRVLMIEATDSAYKLPDKGIVGPHAIFDPAILAVPVIDEAFDDQRSETETRVAVKRFGEVSTMVFPYNPLDAVGWHGDLAPVKVNWRDIRPLMSHRYHLPPSAHTTFVGERFVVCTFVPRPIESDPGALKVPFFHSNVDYDEFIFYHRGSFFSRDNIHPGMISLHPAGFAHGPHPKAFAIGQKAARKETDEVAVMIDTRDPLEVQAGAARVEWTGYVDSWRTPPAATNEAAE encoded by the coding sequence ATGCGTAACTGGATCAACATCCCGCGCGTCGAAGGCCGGGCGTCGCGGCAGGCCCATGCGGACCTGCCCGACGGCACGTTCGAGCACGAGATCGGGCGGGAGGGCTTCTTCGGCCCGGCCGCCCATATCCACCACGCCCATGCCCCGACCGGCTGGGTGCGGTTCGAAGGCCCGATCCGGCCGCGCGCCTTCGACACTACGAAATTCGATGCGGTGCCCGCCGGCCCCTGGTCGGCCGAGGCGCTGGTCGGCAACCGCCGCTGCGCCGTGCGCTTCTGGCGGATCGATGCGCCGATGGATCATCTGGCGCGCAATGCCGATGGCGACGAGCTGCTGTTCATCCATGACGGCGCCGGCCATCTGTTCTGCGATTTCGGCCATATGACCTATGCCGAAGGCGATTACATCCTGCTGCCCCGCGGCACGATGTGGCGCCTGGTGCCCGAGGCGCCGACCCGGGTGCTGATGATCGAGGCGACGGATTCCGCCTACAAGCTGCCGGACAAGGGCATCGTGGGGCCGCATGCGATCTTCGATCCGGCGATCCTGGCGGTGCCGGTGATCGACGAGGCCTTCGACGACCAGCGCTCCGAAACCGAGACCCGGGTGGCGGTGAAGCGCTTCGGCGAGGTTTCGACCATGGTCTTTCCGTACAACCCGCTGGATGCGGTGGGCTGGCACGGCGATCTGGCGCCGGTGAAGGTGAACTGGCGCGACATCCGGCCGCTGATGAGCCATCGCTACCATCTGCCGCCCTCGGCCCACACCACCTTCGTCGGCGAGCGCTTCGTGGTCTGCACCTTCGTGCCCCGGCCGATCGAGAGCGATCCCGGTGCGCTCAAGGTGCCGTTCTTCCATTCGAACGTCGACTATGACGAGTTCATCTTCTATCACCGGGGCTCGTTCTTCAGCCGGGACAACATCCATCCCGGCATGATCAGCCTGCACCCGGCGGGCTTTGCCCACGGGCCGCACCCCAAGGCCTTTGCCATCGGCCAGAAGGCCGCGCGCAAGGAAACCGACGAGGTGGCGGTGATGATCGACACCCGCGACCCGCTGGAGGTTCAGGCGGGTGCCGCCCGTGTGGAATGGACCGGTTACGTCGACAGCTGGCGCACGCCGCCGGCCGCGACCAACGAAGCAGCGGAGTGA